GCGGGTGACATAAACGGCGCATACAACCTCGGGCTGCTCTGCGCCGCCCAGGACCGTACGCCGCAGGCCGAGCAGTGGTACCGCCGTGCCGCCTACGCCGGCCACCGCGAGGCCGCCAACGCGCTCGCCGTACTGCTTCTGCAGGCAGGCGACGCGACCGGTGCCGAGCCCTGGTTCTCCAAGGCCGCCGAGGCCGGCAGCGTCGACGCGGCGTTCAACCTGGGCATCCTCTACGTCGGCCGTGACGACGACCGTACGGCTCTGACCTGGTACGAGAGGGCAGCTGCCGCCGGTCACACCGAGGCCGCACTGCAGGTCGGCATCGCGCTGCTCAGAGACGGTCACGAGCAGGCGGCCGAGCGCCATCTGCGCTGCGCGGCGGGCGGCGGCAGCGCCGAGGCCGCCTTCCGTCTCGCCACGGTGCTCGACTCCCGCCAGTCGCTGCCCGGGCCGCCCGCCCTCGGCGAGGCGACGGCGGAGAAGAGCGAGTGCGAGGAGTGGTACGAGCGGGCCGCCGAGCAGGGGCACCGTCGTGCCCAGGTGCGGGTCGGCATGCTCGCAGCCGCCCGTGGCGACATGGTGGATGCCGCCCGCTGGTACCGCGAGGCGGCCGAGGCAGGCAGCCGTAACGGTGCCTTCAACCTCGGACTGCTCCTCGCCCGCGAGGGCAATGAGCGGGAGGCGGCCCTGTGGTGGTGCCGCGCGGCTCGTGCCGGGCACGGCAGGGCGGCACTGCGCCTGGCGCTGCTCGCCGCCCGCAGAGGGGAGCTGACCGAGGGCCAGCGGTGGTGCGCACGGGCCGTCGAGCTGGGTCCTGCCGAGGTGGCGGAGCGGGCGGCGCGGCTGCGCGAGGCGCTGCACCAGGAGCTCACGGCGTGAGCGTTGCGGGCTCACGGCGTAGCGACGAATAGGGATTTGCGCTGGTCGGCGGGGTGACGTAGTGTTGCGTTCATCGACGCGGGGTGGAGCAGCTCGGTAGCTCGCTGGGCTCATAACCCAGAGGTCGCAGGTTCAAATCCTGTCCCCGCTACTGACAGACAAAGGCCCGGATCCTGATGGATCCGGGCCTTTGTCGTACCCGCATGCCAACCGGGCGCGGTGAAAGGGCCCGGCCACGGCCTTGCGCGCGTCTGCGGAACGATTGCCCACGGACCGTGGTCGCCCGCGGCCAACGACTGCCCGCGGACCATCACGAACGGCCCGGCACCTCTCGGGTACCGGGCCGTTCGTGAAGGCGTGCGTCAGGCGGCCGCGCAGTTCGGGCACGTGCCCCGGTACGTCACCTCGACGCTCGAGATCGTGAAGCCGAAGCGCTCCGTGTCCGGGAGGTCGGCCAGCGGGCTGCCCGCCGGATGTACGTCGCGGATCGCGCCGCACTGGGCGCAGACCAGGTGCTGATGCGGCCGGTGCGCGTTCGGGTCGTACCGCTTGGCGCGGCGGTCGGTCGACACCTCGATGACTTCACCGAGGCTGACCAGCTCGCCCAGCGTGTTGTAGACGGTCGCCCGGGAGATCTCGGGCAGCTTCGTCACCGCGCGCGCGTGCACCTCGTCGGCCGTCAGGTGGACATGGTCGCCGTCGAGGACCTCAGCCACGACACGCCGCTGCGCCGTCATGCGCCAGCCGCGTCCGCGAAGTCGTTCCAACAGGTCACTCATAAGGACCAGCCTAACAGTGAAGGGAGCCAGGTCCCGAACGGGTGTGAAATTGGATGGCCACTTGACTTAGACAATGTCCATTGTAGGATCGAAACTCGGCAAACGCCAAGGACAGGACTTGCAGGGATGACGCAGCAGGAGGCGCACGTGACGCAGGGACCGCTCACCACGGAGGCCGGCGCGCCGGTAGCCGACAATCAGAACAGCGAGACCGCGGGCGTCGGCGGGCCGGTTCTGGTTCAGGACCAGGCGCTGCTCGAGAAGCTCGCGCACTTCAACCGTGAGCGCATCCCGGAGCGCATCGTGCACGCGCGCGGCGCTGGTGCGTACGGCACCTTCACGCTGACCCGAGACGTCTCGCAGTGGACGCGGGCGAAGTTCCTCTCCGAGGTCGGCAAGCAGACCGAGACGTTCCTGCGCTTCTCCACCGTCGCGGGCAACCTCGGCTCGGCGGACGCGGTGCGTGACCCCCGCGGCTTCGCCCTGAAGTTCTACACCGAAGAGGGCAACTACGACCTCGTCGGCAACAACACCCCGGTGTTCTTCATCAAGGACGCCATCAAGTTCCCGGACTTCATCCACACCCAGAAGCGCGACCCGTACACCGGCTCGCAGGAGGCGGACAACGTCTGGGACTTCTGGGGCCTCAGCCCGGAGTCGACGCACCAGGTGACCTGGCTCTTCGGTGACCGCGGCATCCCGGCCACGCTGCGCCACATGAACGGCTACGGCTCGCACACGTACCAGTGGAACAACGAGGCCGGCGAGGTCTTCTGGGTCAAATACCACTTCAAGACCGACCAGGGGATCAAGAACCTCACCACCGACGAGGCCAACCGCCTCTCCGGTGTGGACCCGGACTCCCACCAGCGCGACCTGCGTGAGTCCATCGAGCGCGGCGACTTCCCGTCCTGGACCGTGCAGGTGCAGATCATGCCGGCGGCCGAGGCGACGAACTACCGCTTCAACCCCTTCGACCTGACCAAGGTCTGGCCGCACGAGGACTATCCGCCGATCGAGATCGGCAAGCTGGAGCTCAACCGCAACCCGGAGAACATCTTCGCCGAGGTCGAGCAGTCGATCTTCAGCCCCGCGCACTTCGTGCCGGGCATCGGTCCGTCACCGGACAAGATGCTCCAGGGCCGTCTCTTCGCGTACGGCGACGCCCACCGCTATCGCGTCGGCATCAACGCCGACCACCTGCCGGTGAACCGCCCGCACGCCACCGAGGCGCGCACCAACTCCCGTGACGGCTACCTGTACGACGGTCGCCACAAGGGCACGAAGAACTATGAGCCGAACAGCTTCGGCGGCCCGTTCCAGACGGACAAGCCGCTGTGGCAGTCGGTCCCGGTCACCGGTGGCACCGGCAACCACGAGGCGCCCAGCCACGCCGAGGACAGCGACTTCGTGCAGGCGGGCAACCTCTACCGGCTGATGTCCGAGGACGAGAAGGGCCGTCTGATCGAGAACCTCGCCGGGTTCATCTCGAAGGTGTCGCGCGACGACATCGCCGAGCGCGCGGTCAACAACTTCCGCCAGGCGGATGGTGACTTCGGCAAGCGGCTCGAGGCCGCGGTCCAGGCCCTTCGCGCCTGACGGACGCTTGTCGCAGTACAGAGGGCCGGATTCCTGTCGGGGGGTCCGGCCCTCTCGTATGCCCTAACCCGCCAGAATCGCGGGGTGCCGCCTGACCGGGGCCCAGCAGCGAATGATGTCGCGTACGGAGACGATGCCGACGGGCCCGTCGTCGTCGAGCACGATCAGATGCCGGAAGCCACCGTGTGTCATGGCCTCGGCGGCCTCCTCCAGGGTCCAGGACGGCGCGGCGAAGACGACGTCGGTGGTGGTGTGGGTACCGGCGGTCTCACGATCGGGGTCCTGCCCCGCGCCCACCGAGTTCAGAATGTCGCGCTCGGTCAGAATGCCGAGGCCGCCGGCGTCGGTGTCGAGGACTACGGCGGCGCCGATACGGCGCGCGGCCATCAGGCAGGCCGCCTGTCGGAGTGTGTGTGCGGGTCCGATGGTGAGGACCACCGTGCTCATGGCGTCACGGACGAGCATGAATGGAGCCACCTCCTTGGTGATCGGTCGTTCGGGAACCGATTCACAAGTTCACAAGTGGGGGACTCTCAGAGTCGCAGCCCTGCGGTGCGGCAGCAAGGGGGCGCGCGTCGCCGGTTGGGAGGCGCGCGGAAGCCCGTGGGAAAACGCCGCGGAGCCGACGGGAAAGGTGTATATGCCGTCAGTACCGCTGGTTGAGGTAGCCCAGCAGTTCGTCGTGGAGCAGGCCGTTGGACGCGGCCGCGTTGCCGCTGTGCGGGCCCGGGCGTCCGTCGAGACCGGTGAACGATCCCCCCGCCTCCTGTACGACGATCGCGGTCGCCGCCATGTCCCACAGCGAGAGCTCCGGTTCGGCGCAGATGTCGACCGAACCCTCGGCGACCATCATGTACGGCCAGAAGTCGCCGTAACCGCGAGTGCGCCAGCAGGCCCGGGTCAGGTCCATGAACCCGTCGAGCCGGCCCTGCTCCTCCCAGCCGGTCATCGAGGAGAACGCGAACGAGGCGTCCGCGATCCGGCCGACCTTGGAGACCTGCAGACGGCTCGCGGAGGTCAGACTGCGCCCGGTGTAGGCGCCGCGGCCCTGCGCTGCCCACCACCGGCGGCCCAGCGCCGGGGCCGAGACCACGCCCACGACGGGCTGGTAGCCACCCTCGCCCTGCACCGTCAGCGAGATCAGCGTTGCCCAGACCGGCACACCGCGTACGTAGTTCTTGGTGCCGTCGATCGGGTCGATGACCCAGCGGCGCGGGCCCGTGCCCTCGATGCCGTACTCCTCGCCGAGGATCGCGTCGCGCGGCCGCGCCCGCTGGAGCTGTCCACGGATCAGCTCTTCCGCCGCCTTGTCGGCCTCGCTCACCGGTGTCATGTCCGGCTTGGTCTCCACCTTGAGGTCCAGAGCCTTGAACCGGTCCATGGTGGCGGCGTCGGCGGCGTCCGCCAGGACATGGGCGAGACGCAGATCATCGTGGTAATCGGGCATGGTCGTCACTCTATCGGGGCTTCCGGGGCCCCTCCCGGGTCGCTGTCCGACAGGACTATTGACAGTGAGGGTGCGCACGTCAACTCTGAGCCCAGACCCGCTTGGCCTGGGAGGCGACGATGCCTACAGCGCGAGAGTCCCTACTGAACGCCGCGCTCGCGGCGCTCGCAGACCTGCCCTGGTCGGCGGTGCGGATGGTGGACGTCGCATCCGCCGCAGGGCTCTCGCGGCAGACCCTCTACAACGAGTTCGGCAGCAAGGACGGCCTCGCCCGCGCACTGGTGCGGCGCGAGGCCGACCAGTACCTCCGTGGCGTGGAGCGGATGCTGGCCGAGTGGACCGGGGCCGCGGACCGGCTGGTGGCGGTCGCCGAGTGGACCGTCGGCGAGGCCCGCGCAAGGCCGCTGCTGCGGGCCCTGCTCACCGGCTGCTGGGGGGAACGGCTGCCGGCGCCGAGGCCCGCCCGAAGCGGCGCCGCGATGTCCGGAGTGCCGGCCCAGCGCCGTGCGGACGCGGGGCTGCCGGCCCCGGCCGAGCTGGTCGCGTCGGTACGGGACCGCTCGCTCGCCGCGCTGGGCCGGGGCCGTCAGGACAGCCGTACGAAGGAGGAGTGGGCCGATCTGGCGCACCGCTGCGAGCTGACCGTGCGGCTCGCGCTCTCGTACGTGATCGCGCCGGTCGGTGAGGGGGTCGGCCTGCTGGTGCGTACGGCCGTCGGCGGGGCCGTCAGTGGGCCGAGCCCGAGAGCTGCAGTCCGATGACGCCGGTGATCACCAGCGTGATGGAGATGATCTTGAGGGTGGAGACCACATCGCCGAGGAAGACCATTCCGTAGATCGCGGTGCCCGCCGCGCCGATGCCCGTCCACACCGCGTACGCGGGACCCACATCGAGCTTCTTCAGCGCGAGCGTCAGCAGGCCGAAGCTGCCGAGCGCGAAACTGGCGAAGGCGACCGTCGGCCAGAGCCTGGTGAAACCGTGCGAGAGCTTGAGGCAGACCGCGAAGCCTGTTTCCAGGATCCCGGCGACCACCACTAGCAGCCACGCCATGGCTGTGCCTCCCGCGTCGGTCGGTGACTGCTTCGTCGCACTTGGTGCGAGTATGCACTTACCAGCATCGGCGGGCCGCAAACGCGTGCCCGTCAGTCGCCTTCGCGTCGCTCCCGCGTGGAGAGCAGCCGCCGCAGTGAGTAGAGCCGCGCCGGGTCGGCGTGGCCCTCGGCCGCCCACTCGTCCAGCGCGCAATCCGGCTCGTCATGACTGCAGGCGCGCGGACAGCCCTCCGTACCCGGTACGAGATCCGGGAAGGCGAGGATCACCCGGGACGGATCGACGTGGTGCAGACCGAAGGAGCGCACACCCGGGGTGTCGATCACCCAGCCGCCGTCCGCGTCCGCGAGGGGGAGGGCGAGCGCAGAGGTGGTGGTGTGCCGGCCGCGTCCGGTGACCGCGTTGACAACACCGGTGCTCCGCCGCCGCTCCTTCGGGACGAGGGCGTTGACCAGGGTCGTCTTGCCGACGCCGGAGTGGCCGACGAACGCGGTGGTACGGCCCTTGAGGTGCTCATGGACCCGGTCGGCGGCGACGCCGTCCACGAACTCGTCGCGGGTGGTGACCACATGGGGGACGCCGAGCGCTCCGTACATCTCCAGCAGCTCGTCCGGCGAGGCCAGATCCGACTTGGTCAGTACGAGCAGCGGGGTCAGCCCGCCGTCGTACGCGGCGACGAGGCAGCGGTCGATCAGCCGGGGGCGCGGTTCGGGGTCGGCCAGCGCCGTCACGATCGCCAGCTGGTCGGCGTTGGCGACGACCACGCGCTCGTACGGATCGTCGTCGTCGGCCGTGCGGCGCAGCACGGACT
This portion of the Streptomyces sp. NBC_01750 genome encodes:
- the rsgA gene encoding ribosome small subunit-dependent GTPase A, with the translated sequence MRRYGKNPDEDDIRVRPNRKGNRPRTNIRPKHEDAVEGMVLTVDRGRLTCLVDDRVVMAMKARELGRKAAVVGDRVSIVGDLSGEKDTLARIVRIEPRKSVLRRTADDDDPYERVVVANADQLAIVTALADPEPRPRLIDRCLVAAYDGGLTPLLVLTKSDLASPDELLEMYGALGVPHVVTTRDEFVDGVAADRVHEHLKGRTTAFVGHSGVGKTTLVNALVPKERRRSTGVVNAVTGRGRHTTTSALALPLADADGGWVIDTPGVRSFGLHHVDPSRVILAFPDLVPGTEGCPRACSHDEPDCALDEWAAEGHADPARLYSLRRLLSTRERREGD
- a CDS encoding DMT family transporter, translated to MAWLLVVVAGILETGFAVCLKLSHGFTRLWPTVAFASFALGSFGLLTLALKKLDVGPAYAVWTGIGAAGTAIYGMVFLGDVVSTLKIISITLVITGVIGLQLSGSAH
- a CDS encoding catalase; this translates as MTQQEAHVTQGPLTTEAGAPVADNQNSETAGVGGPVLVQDQALLEKLAHFNRERIPERIVHARGAGAYGTFTLTRDVSQWTRAKFLSEVGKQTETFLRFSTVAGNLGSADAVRDPRGFALKFYTEEGNYDLVGNNTPVFFIKDAIKFPDFIHTQKRDPYTGSQEADNVWDFWGLSPESTHQVTWLFGDRGIPATLRHMNGYGSHTYQWNNEAGEVFWVKYHFKTDQGIKNLTTDEANRLSGVDPDSHQRDLRESIERGDFPSWTVQVQIMPAAEATNYRFNPFDLTKVWPHEDYPPIEIGKLELNRNPENIFAEVEQSIFSPAHFVPGIGPSPDKMLQGRLFAYGDAHRYRVGINADHLPVNRPHATEARTNSRDGYLYDGRHKGTKNYEPNSFGGPFQTDKPLWQSVPVTGGTGNHEAPSHAEDSDFVQAGNLYRLMSEDEKGRLIENLAGFISKVSRDDIAERAVNNFRQADGDFGKRLEAAVQALRA
- a CDS encoding TetR/AcrR family transcriptional regulator — protein: MPTARESLLNAALAALADLPWSAVRMVDVASAAGLSRQTLYNEFGSKDGLARALVRREADQYLRGVERMLAEWTGAADRLVAVAEWTVGEARARPLLRALLTGCWGERLPAPRPARSGAAMSGVPAQRRADAGLPAPAELVASVRDRSLAALGRGRQDSRTKEEWADLAHRCELTVRLALSYVIAPVGEGVGLLVRTAVGGAVSGPSPRAAVR
- the hisN gene encoding histidinol-phosphatase, producing MPDYHDDLRLAHVLADAADAATMDRFKALDLKVETKPDMTPVSEADKAAEELIRGQLQRARPRDAILGEEYGIEGTGPRRWVIDPIDGTKNYVRGVPVWATLISLTVQGEGGYQPVVGVVSAPALGRRWWAAQGRGAYTGRSLTSASRLQVSKVGRIADASFAFSSMTGWEEQGRLDGFMDLTRACWRTRGYGDFWPYMMVAEGSVDICAEPELSLWDMAATAIVVQEAGGSFTGLDGRPGPHSGNAAASNGLLHDELLGYLNQRY
- a CDS encoding CBS domain-containing protein, producing MLVRDAMSTVVLTIGPAHTLRQAACLMAARRIGAAVVLDTDAGGLGILTERDILNSVGAGQDPDRETAGTHTTTDVVFAAPSWTLEEAAEAMTHGGFRHLIVLDDDGPVGIVSVRDIIRCWAPVRRHPAILAG
- a CDS encoding Fur family transcriptional regulator — translated: MSDLLERLRGRGWRMTAQRRVVAEVLDGDHVHLTADEVHARAVTKLPEISRATVYNTLGELVSLGEVIEVSTDRRAKRYDPNAHRPHQHLVCAQCGAIRDVHPAGSPLADLPDTERFGFTISSVEVTYRGTCPNCAAA